In Bacteroidota bacterium, the following proteins share a genomic window:
- a CDS encoding fibronectin type III domain-containing protein translates to MSKVKMGFAGLSIPSQIERSRWIVTRITGNPNYPTPIPSLADLTTATDALEVAYNDSRNGDKNLMVIMRLRQKAMLDIIRKLAAYVQDESAGDEEAILSSGFGVVQRGGPLYVGQVLNLRTKGGVNSGTIRAVWDKVTGAGAYIVEVSDTGPAGESFTQYRVVIGSRMDITGLNPGGLYWIRVTAVGRSGYGLPSDPSVHNASVTY, encoded by the coding sequence ATGTCAAAAGTAAAAATGGGATTTGCAGGACTCAGCATCCCTTCACAAATAGAACGTTCAAGGTGGATCGTAACCAGAATAACGGGTAATCCGAATTACCCCACCCCCATTCCATCGCTAGCAGATTTAACCACTGCCACCGATGCTCTGGAAGTGGCGTATAATGATTCACGCAATGGCGACAAAAACCTGATGGTCATCATGCGCTTGCGTCAAAAAGCGATGCTCGATATTATCAGAAAGCTGGCTGCTTATGTTCAAGACGAATCAGCCGGAGATGAAGAGGCTATCTTGTCCAGCGGTTTTGGTGTGGTGCAAAGAGGGGGACCTTTATATGTGGGTCAGGTGTTGAACCTGCGCACGAAAGGAGGTGTCAATTCTGGAACCATTCGCGCCGTGTGGGATAAGGTAACCGGTGCCGGTGCCTATATTGTGGAGGTTTCCGATACAGGTCCTGCCGGAGAATCGTTTACTCAGTATCGTGTGGTGATTGGTTCTCGGATGGATATCACCGGATTAAACCCTGGTGGACTGTACTGGATTCGTGTCACTGCGGTAGGGCGTTCAGGCTACGGATTGCCAAGCGATCCAAGCGTGCATAACGCCTCGGTTACTTATTAA
- a CDS encoding N-6 DNA methylase has translation MALFQKSVLRKHLNEQDKHLVAEAFAKFSAHFGSAAIQQNICDAKEEEYQEGFVRDLFVNVLGYTLKPQPEYNFVLEKKNATDSKKADGAVMKGEAVHAVVELKGTDTVDLDHVETQAFGYKNNQKGCAYVITSNFEKLRFYIEDSVEHLEFDLFHLSADDFAVLYLCLHKDNLLANLPATIKSASVNQEQGITKKLYNDYSNFKRQLYHNIHTLNPGFDKLVVYKKTQKLLDRFLFILFAEDKQLLPPNSIREILKQWEQLKELDEVVPLYERYKKYFGYLNTGHKGKQHDIFAYNGGLFAPDEVLDNITIDDTLLYDSTFALSQYDFETEVDVNILGHIFEHSLNDVDAVAAEAEGKQLEKDKTRRKKDGVFYTPKYITKYIVENTVGKLCDEKKAALEIKDEDYSGGKKKKDKRALNDKLESYRQWLLQLTILDPACGSGAFLNQALEFLIAEHRKVDELRAKLFEDSITLTDVENHILENNLYGVDLNEESIEIAKLSLWLRTAKKGRKLSALNHNIKCGNSLIDDPAVAGDKAFKWEKEFAECL, from the coding sequence ATGGCTCTCTTCCAGAAATCAGTTTTACGAAAACATCTGAACGAACAGGATAAGCATCTGGTAGCAGAGGCATTTGCGAAGTTTAGCGCCCACTTTGGCAGCGCAGCTATACAGCAGAATATATGCGATGCAAAAGAGGAAGAATATCAGGAGGGATTTGTGCGCGATTTGTTTGTGAACGTGCTGGGCTACACGCTGAAGCCGCAGCCGGAATATAATTTTGTATTAGAAAAGAAGAACGCGACAGATAGCAAGAAAGCCGACGGAGCCGTGATGAAAGGAGAAGCCGTCCATGCCGTAGTTGAACTGAAAGGCACTGACACCGTGGATCTCGACCATGTAGAAACTCAGGCCTTCGGCTATAAGAATAATCAGAAAGGATGTGCGTATGTCATCACATCAAACTTTGAAAAACTGCGCTTCTATATAGAAGACAGCGTAGAGCATCTGGAGTTTGACCTGTTCCATCTTTCTGCTGATGATTTTGCTGTGCTCTATCTCTGTCTGCATAAAGATAATCTGCTGGCCAATCTCCCGGCGACAATCAAGTCAGCCTCCGTCAATCAAGAGCAGGGCATCACCAAAAAACTTTATAACGATTACAGCAATTTCAAGCGCCAGCTTTATCATAACATTCATACGCTTAATCCCGGTTTTGATAAGTTGGTAGTCTATAAGAAAACTCAAAAACTGCTCGACCGGTTCCTGTTCATACTCTTTGCCGAAGACAAACAACTGCTGCCACCCAATAGCATTCGCGAAATTCTAAAACAATGGGAACAACTCAAGGAACTGGATGAAGTGGTGCCACTTTATGAGCGATACAAAAAGTATTTCGGCTACCTGAACACCGGACACAAAGGCAAACAGCACGACATCTTCGCCTACAACGGCGGACTGTTTGCGCCGGACGAAGTGCTCGATAACATTACGATAGATGATACACTTCTTTATGACAGCACCTTCGCGCTGAGCCAATATGATTTTGAAACCGAAGTGGATGTCAATATCCTCGGACATATTTTTGAACACAGTCTGAATGATGTGGACGCGGTGGCTGCTGAAGCCGAAGGCAAGCAACTGGAGAAAGACAAAACCCGGAGAAAAAAAGACGGTGTGTTCTACACGCCCAAATACATCACCAAATACATTGTAGAAAACACCGTAGGCAAATTGTGTGATGAAAAGAAAGCCGCCCTCGAAATAAAGGACGAAGACTATAGCGGCGGCAAAAAGAAAAAAGACAAACGGGCACTGAATGATAAATTAGAAAGCTATCGTCAGTGGCTTTTACAACTTACTATTCTCGACCCGGCATGTGGCAGCGGTGCTTTTCTGAATCAGGCATTGGAGTTTTTGATTGCCGAACACCGGAAGGTGGATGAACTGCGTGCAAAATTATTTGAAGATAGCATCACCCTGACCGATGTAGAGAACCACATTCTCGAAAACAATCTCTATGGGGTGGACTTGAATGAAGAGAGTATTGAAATAGCAAAACTGTCACTCTGGCTGCGCACCGCCAAAAAAGGAAGAAAGCTGAGTGCGCTGAACCACAACATTAAATGTGGCAACAGTTTGATTGACGACCCGGCGGTGGCTGGCGATAAGGCATTTAAGTGGGAGAAGGAATTTGCCGAGTGTTTGTAG
- a CDS encoding transposase, with protein MIKHKVREKRDNGMRPEAQPIWLEEKDEALITEVVARIVKEDRLNVLAYNICGDHMHLLLVCEEEEVPRIMQKIKSVSAKEYNRATGKTTAPETTTREQAPLSRKDSANSENDTTTRQRTALSEEDSASTDITREPTPLSAKDIGGSDTDTIATRQHAALSEPDKEPHVSLWTQKFGCKPVTTNEQLANTIEYIEYNREKHQLPPMDKGACSLVKEMCCDHDHAFRIEYKGGFDVVVGNPPYVVTISLVESDYFRNNYETTQGKKYDLFRFFIERGLRLLAHNSKLGFITPDVFLNLKQASELRKYILTNYSITQVIKAPLDTFAASVESVMFIIEKPKIKNSKIFLKKVFTNEVLSSVEQESLLQGDNNIDLSVEFNSKVVEKINSKGIQLSKLMIWKKGLGVYSRQHLANKFTSDEVEKIMTTRPWTKDYKANETFGKEILGKDVLRYCLVWNEIKWLSYGPWLAFQRPIEFFKGPRLLVREITTEGRYCVNATYAEEEYFNNQSIFNGILKQENNEFSLKYFLALINSKLFSYYVLVTSPKFKRKLFPTILMENIEQFPVLINIDAKYKYELVCQVDSAMDASSSFGNIQSQFLTLLQSKFDFYKGAGATTREHAPLSNTTTNAPLSNTTTDAPLSTREYTPLSKTSNNTPLPKASSNTPLPGKAVSRKLQEWYLLDFKEFLKELQKAKVKMSLSEEAEWLTYLSEQKQKALALKDEIEKTDKEIDRMVYSLYDLTDQEIAIVENN; from the coding sequence ATGATAAAACATAAGGTGCGTGAAAAACGTGATAACGGAATGCGCCCGGAAGCCCAACCGATATGGCTCGAAGAAAAAGACGAAGCGCTGATAACGGAAGTGGTAGCGCGTATCGTGAAAGAAGACCGGCTGAATGTATTGGCCTATAATATATGTGGTGACCACATGCACCTGCTGCTGGTGTGCGAGGAAGAAGAAGTGCCGCGCATCATGCAGAAAATAAAATCGGTAAGCGCCAAAGAATATAACCGGGCTACCGGAAAAACCACTGCACCAGAAACAACAACAAGGGAGCAAGCTCCCTTGTCGCGAAAGGATAGCGCGAATTCCGAGAACGATACGACAACAAGGCAGCGTACTGCCTTGTCAGAAGAAGATAGCGCGAGTACCGATATAACAAGGGAGCCCACTCCCTTGTCAGCAAAAGACATCGGGGGTTCCGATACCGACACCATAGCAACAAGGCAGCATGCTGCCTTGTCAGAACCGGATAAAGAACCCCACGTTTCTCTATGGACACAAAAGTTTGGCTGCAAACCTGTTACCACGAACGAGCAATTGGCCAATACCATCGAGTATATAGAATACAATCGCGAGAAGCACCAACTGCCGCCCATGGACAAGGGAGCATGCTCCCTTGTCAAAGAGATGTGCTGCGACCACGACCACGCCTTTCGTATAGAATATAAAGGAGGCTTTGATGTGGTGGTGGGGAATCCGCCTTATGTTGTGACAATTAGTCTTGTGGAATCAGACTATTTTAGAAATAACTATGAAACTACACAAGGGAAAAAATACGATTTGTTTCGATTTTTTATCGAACGAGGATTGAGATTATTAGCGCATAATTCAAAACTTGGATTTATCACTCCAGATGTTTTTTTAAACCTTAAACAGGCATCGGAGTTAAGAAAATATATTCTTACTAATTACAGCATTACGCAGGTTATAAAAGCTCCTTTAGACACATTTGCGGCTTCTGTAGAGTCGGTAATGTTTATAATAGAAAAGCCAAAAATTAAAAACAGTAAAATATTTCTCAAAAAGGTTTTCACTAATGAAGTATTAAGTAGTGTTGAACAGGAAAGTTTACTTCAAGGAGATAATAATATCGACTTATCCGTTGAGTTTAACAGTAAAGTGGTTGAAAAAATAAATTCTAAGGGTATCCAGCTATCCAAGTTAATGATTTGGAAAAAGGGATTGGGAGTATACTCTAGACAACATCTCGCAAATAAATTTACGTCGGATGAAGTTGAAAAAATAATGACTACAAGGCCATGGACAAAGGATTATAAAGCGAATGAAACTTTCGGTAAAGAGATTTTAGGAAAAGATGTTTTAAGATATTGCCTTGTGTGGAATGAAATAAAATGGCTTAGTTATGGTCCTTGGCTTGCATTTCAAAGACCCATTGAATTTTTCAAAGGACCACGACTATTGGTAAGAGAAATAACCACAGAAGGCAGGTATTGTGTAAATGCGACATACGCGGAAGAAGAATACTTTAATAACCAGTCTATTTTCAACGGGATTCTTAAGCAAGAAAATAACGAGTTCTCATTGAAATATTTCCTAGCACTTATAAACAGCAAGCTTTTTTCTTATTATGTTTTAGTCACTTCACCAAAGTTTAAGAGGAAGCTGTTTCCAACAATCTTGATGGAGAACATTGAGCAATTTCCAGTTTTAATTAACATAGATGCGAAGTATAAATATGAATTGGTCTGTCAAGTAGATAGCGCGATGGATGCCTCATCTTCTTTCGGGAATATACAATCCCAATTCCTCACCCTACTACAAAGCAAATTTGATTTCTATAAAGGCGCGGGAGCAACAACAAGGGAGCATGCTCCCTTGTCAAATACAACAACGAATGCTCCCTTGTCAAATACAACTACGGACGCTCCTTTGTCAACAAGGGAGTATACTCCCTTGTCGAAGACATCTAATAATACTCCCTTGCCCAAGGCATCTAGCAACACTCCCTTGCCGGGCAAAGCCGTTTCTAGAAAGCTGCAAGAGTGGTACTTGTTAGACTTTAAAGAGTTCTTGAAGGAGTTACAAAAAGCAAAGGTAAAGATGAGTTTGTCCGAGGAAGCAGAGTGGTTGACTTATCTCAGCGAGCAAAAACAAAAGGCACTGGCGTTAAAGGACGAGATAGAAAAAACCGATAAAGAAATAGACCGGATGGTGTACTCCCTCTACGACCTGACGGATCAAGAAATCGCGATTGTAGAAAACAACTAA
- the gldL gene encoding gliding motility protein GldL yields MAEKQHPLTTKNARVYLNYAYSFGAAIVIAGALFKIMHWPMANVMLMAGMGTEVIIFIISGFEPQSAMHSGYEWERVYPELADEGPVNKNQKPLTQQLDKMLSDAKVGPDLINSLGKGFTSLGDSVKKMSELTDATVAANDFSKNAKNASNQINSFAQAAATATSAVSGIGAGAEHTKVYHEQVQSMVKNLSQLNAIYELELQDSNNHLKAMNKFFGNLNSAAQALSETAVDATKYKENLSLLNKNLMSLNAVYGNMLSAMKSV; encoded by the coding sequence ATGGCAGAAAAACAGCATCCATTAACGACTAAAAATGCAAGAGTTTATTTAAACTATGCTTATTCATTCGGTGCGGCAATCGTTATCGCGGGAGCACTCTTTAAAATCATGCACTGGCCCATGGCCAACGTTATGCTGATGGCGGGAATGGGCACGGAGGTTATCATTTTTATTATTTCAGGATTTGAACCACAGTCGGCCATGCATTCTGGATACGAATGGGAAAGAGTTTATCCTGAACTGGCTGATGAGGGCCCGGTTAATAAAAATCAAAAGCCATTAACCCAGCAATTGGATAAGATGTTGAGCGACGCTAAAGTTGGCCCCGACTTAATCAATAGCTTGGGCAAGGGATTCACTTCCTTAGGTGATAGCGTGAAGAAAATGAGTGAACTGACCGATGCTACGGTAGCGGCCAATGACTTTTCTAAGAATGCAAAAAATGCATCTAATCAAATCAATTCGTTTGCGCAAGCCGCTGCTACAGCAACCTCGGCGGTTAGTGGAATTGGTGCGGGCGCAGAGCACACCAAAGTTTATCATGAACAAGTACAAAGCATGGTGAAAAATCTTTCACAGTTAAATGCGATATATGAATTAGAACTTCAGGATTCCAATAATCACCTGAAGGCCATGAATAAATTCTTTGGCAATCTTAATTCAGCGGCTCAAGCACTTTCTGAAACTGCAGTTGACGCGACTAAATACAAAGAGAATTTGTCTCTGTTGAACAAAAACTTAATGTCCTTAAATGCGGTGTATGGTAATATGCTTTCAGCTATGAAGTCAGTATAA
- a CDS encoding SUMF1/EgtB/PvdO family nonheme iron enzyme → MKNVHGVLGKASLALVLFLVGCQGGYNGQLLGELDRPKWNPITPYGMVFIPSGVLHIGPSDQDVNSSSQARSKQVSIVGFYMDDTEITNNEYRQFINWVRDSVAHKLQGDVKQDADGKETIDWNKKIEWSGKNKNEQIEEIYLPEDERIWGKKELNLSKVRYDYEWFDYKAASMTKNRGKARTSFIHKENVDVYPDTLVWVRDFSYSYNEPMTRNYFHHPAFDDYPVVGVTWHQGMAFSFWRTRLWEDYRTPRGEPLMDIFRLPTEHEWEYAARGGKKLAPYPWGGPYVRNSKGCILANFKPGRGNYPEDGGFYTVRADAYWPNDYGLYCMAGNVAEWTSSAFFENSYSFIHDLNPDIRYDAEQSEPEAMKRKVIRGGSWKDIGYFIENGTRSWEYADSAKSYVGFRCITTFLGRDITDK, encoded by the coding sequence ATGAAAAACGTACATGGTGTTTTAGGTAAAGCCTCTCTGGCTTTGGTTCTTTTTTTGGTGGGTTGTCAAGGTGGATATAATGGTCAATTGCTCGGTGAGCTTGACCGGCCAAAATGGAATCCAATCACTCCTTATGGAATGGTGTTCATTCCTTCCGGCGTGCTGCATATCGGCCCCAGCGATCAGGATGTAAACAGTTCTTCTCAGGCGCGTTCAAAACAAGTCTCTATTGTTGGCTTCTATATGGATGATACGGAAATCACAAATAATGAGTATCGTCAGTTCATTAACTGGGTTCGCGACTCGGTCGCTCACAAACTGCAAGGTGATGTGAAACAAGATGCTGATGGAAAAGAAACCATTGACTGGAATAAAAAGATTGAGTGGAGCGGCAAAAACAAGAATGAGCAAATAGAAGAGATATACCTTCCTGAAGATGAAAGAATTTGGGGTAAAAAAGAATTGAACCTTTCCAAAGTCAGATATGATTATGAGTGGTTTGATTACAAGGCCGCTTCTATGACAAAGAACAGAGGAAAGGCGAGAACTAGTTTTATTCATAAAGAAAACGTAGATGTTTATCCCGATACTTTAGTATGGGTTAGAGATTTTTCCTACTCTTATAATGAACCAATGACCAGAAACTATTTTCACCATCCTGCCTTTGATGATTATCCGGTGGTTGGCGTAACTTGGCATCAGGGAATGGCTTTTAGCTTCTGGAGAACCAGATTGTGGGAGGACTATAGAACGCCTCGTGGCGAACCGCTAATGGATATTTTCCGCCTTCCTACCGAGCACGAGTGGGAATATGCTGCACGTGGAGGCAAAAAACTGGCTCCTTATCCATGGGGAGGCCCTTACGTTAGAAACTCTAAGGGATGTATTCTTGCCAACTTCAAACCTGGTCGGGGTAACTATCCTGAAGACGGCGGATTCTATACCGTACGTGCGGATGCCTACTGGCCTAATGATTATGGTCTATATTGTATGGCAGGAAATGTGGCAGAGTGGACATCTTCTGCTTTCTTTGAAAACTCCTATTCCTTTATACATGATTTGAATCCGGATATTCGTTACGATGCCGAACAGTCTGAGCCAGAAGCGATGAAACGCAAGGTTATCAGAGGGGGATCATGGAAGGATATAGGGTATTTTATTGAAAACGGTACCCGTAGTTGGGAATATGCCGATTCAGCAAAATCTTATGTCGGATTCAGATGTATCACTACATTTTTGGGTAGAGATATTACCGACAAGTAA
- a CDS encoding PorP/SprF family type IX secretion system membrane protein, with the protein MVRCGILFFSFFLYSGLYAQSEPQFTQYMYNRYLSNPAYAGSTDALEFHLIHRSQYVGLANRAIASQGFNFNMPVYSISSGIGLTAVNDFIGLQRATYVALNYDYRKSFKWGKMSIGIGAGIVQTSIDGAKIRTPEGNYNDGQLNHNDQILPDNLQQGIAPDFSFGLYFNNDRYFAGAAIQHIAFSSATIDAVTQKTKLNFARNIVVSGGYDFQVGKKWSVMPSVLVKTDLRKVQLDVGANVTIIQNILTGISFRGYEKNTIDALALMLGFRYKGFQAVYSYDASLSYLTKFNTGSHEVSLSYRYKLKKKESKGYFYHNPRFD; encoded by the coding sequence ATGGTTCGGTGTGGTATATTATTCTTTTCATTTTTTCTTTACTCTGGTTTGTATGCCCAATCGGAACCACAGTTTACTCAGTATATGTACAATCGCTATTTGTCAAATCCGGCGTATGCAGGTAGTACAGATGCGCTAGAGTTTCACTTGATTCATCGCAGTCAATATGTGGGTTTGGCAAATCGAGCTATTGCTTCTCAAGGATTCAATTTTAATATGCCTGTTTATTCAATCAGTTCTGGAATCGGGTTGACAGCGGTGAATGATTTTATTGGGCTACAACGCGCTACTTATGTAGCGCTTAATTATGACTATAGGAAATCATTTAAGTGGGGTAAAATGTCCATAGGTATCGGTGCGGGAATAGTTCAAACATCTATTGACGGTGCTAAAATCAGAACGCCCGAAGGAAATTATAATGACGGCCAGCTAAACCATAACGATCAAATTTTGCCGGATAATTTGCAACAGGGTATTGCTCCGGACTTTTCATTTGGATTGTATTTCAATAATGACCGGTATTTTGCAGGTGCCGCTATACAGCATATCGCTTTTTCATCTGCTACTATTGATGCTGTAACTCAAAAAACCAAACTGAATTTTGCCCGTAACATAGTTGTGTCAGGTGGCTATGATTTTCAAGTGGGCAAGAAGTGGAGCGTGATGCCGTCAGTGTTGGTGAAGACCGATTTGAGGAAAGTACAACTCGATGTGGGAGCTAACGTAACGATCATACAAAATATTCTGACAGGAATTTCGTTTAGAGGTTATGAAAAGAATACGATAGATGCTTTGGCGTTGATGTTGGGATTCAGATATAAAGGATTTCAGGCGGTCTATTCTTATGATGCCAGCCTTTCTTATCTGACTAAATTCAACACCGGTTCTCATGAAGTGAGTTTAAGTTATCGTTATAAGTTGAAGAAAAAGGAAAGCAAAGGATATTTTTATCATAATCCCCGGTTTGATTAA